In the genome of Rhodoferax sp. BAB1, one region contains:
- the pstC gene encoding phosphate ABC transporter permease subunit PstC gives MSSLPSAPRSRTGAWFDALFGWLAQGAAWVTLALLASIIASLMVGAWPAIERYGLGFLTSPVWDPVQENFGGLVMIYGTLATSFIALLIAVPVSFGIALFLTEMCPAWLKRPLGTAIELLAAVPSIVYGMWGLLVFGPILATYVQVPLQKLFAGVPYLGALVSGPPVGIGILSAGIILAIMIIPFIAAVMRDVFEVTPPLLKESAYGLGSTTWEVVSKVVLPYTKAGVVGGIMLGLGRALGETMAVTFVIGNMNQLDTLSLFDAANSITSALANEFAEAAAGIHQASLIYLGLVLFFITFVVLTLSKLLLQQLKKSEGAKS, from the coding sequence ATGAGTTCACTCCCGTCCGCTCCCCGGTCCCGCACCGGTGCCTGGTTCGATGCCCTGTTCGGCTGGCTGGCCCAGGGGGCGGCGTGGGTGACTCTGGCGCTGCTGGCCAGCATCATTGCCTCCCTGATGGTCGGCGCCTGGCCGGCCATCGAACGTTATGGCCTGGGTTTCCTGACCAGCCCGGTATGGGACCCGGTGCAGGAAAATTTTGGCGGCCTGGTGATGATCTATGGCACCCTGGCCACCTCTTTCATCGCCTTGCTGATCGCCGTGCCGGTGAGTTTCGGCATCGCCCTGTTTCTGACCGAGATGTGTCCGGCCTGGCTCAAGCGCCCGCTGGGCACCGCCATTGAATTGCTGGCTGCCGTGCCCTCCATCGTGTATGGCATGTGGGGCCTGCTGGTCTTCGGTCCCATCCTGGCCACCTATGTACAGGTGCCGCTGCAGAAGCTGTTCGCCGGCGTCCCCTACCTGGGCGCCCTGGTGTCGGGGCCACCGGTGGGTATCGGCATCCTGTCGGCCGGCATCATCCTGGCCATCATGATCATTCCCTTCATCGCCGCCGTGATGCGCGATGTGTTCGAGGTCACGCCACCCCTGCTCAAGGAGTCGGCCTACGGCCTGGGCTCCACCACCTGGGAGGTGGTCTCCAAGGTGGTGCTGCCCTATACCAAGGCCGGTGTGGTCGGCGGCATCATGCTCGGCCTGGGCCGCGCCCTGGGCGAGACCATGGCGGTCACCTTCGTCATTGGCAACATGAACCAGCTCGACACGCTGAGCCTGTTCGATGCGGCCAACAGCATCACCTCGGCCCTGGCCAACGAGTTCGCCGAGGCCGCCGCCGGCATCCACCAGGCTTCGCTGATCTACCTGGGCCTGGTGCTGTTTTTCATCACCTTTGTCGTGCTGACCCTGTCCAAGCTGCTGCTGCAACAACTCAAGAAGAGCGAAGGCGCCAAGTCATGA
- the pstA gene encoding phosphate ABC transporter permease PstA, translated as MNAQDQIRSRAFQRRKRVNFLALALSMGAMAFGLFWLFWILWETFRLGLDGLVWATVTQMTPPPNEAGGIANAIYGSFLMVMLATFVGTPIGIMAGIYLAEYEPKGWLAEVTRFVNDILLSAPSIVIGLFVYAVVVTRFKSFSGWAGVMALALIVIPVVIRTTENMLQLVPAAMREAAYALGTPKWKVILMITLRAARAGVVTGVLLAVARISGETAPLLFTALSNQFWTSNLSDPMASLPVTIFKFAMSPYENWQQLAWAGVLLITVTVLGLNIIARVLTRHKG; from the coding sequence ATGAACGCGCAAGACCAGATCCGCAGCCGCGCCTTCCAGCGCCGCAAGCGTGTCAACTTCCTGGCCCTGGCGCTGTCCATGGGCGCCATGGCCTTCGGCCTGTTCTGGCTGTTCTGGATCCTCTGGGAAACCTTCCGCCTGGGCCTGGATGGCCTGGTGTGGGCCACCGTGACGCAGATGACCCCGCCGCCCAACGAGGCGGGCGGCATCGCCAACGCCATCTACGGCTCCTTCCTCATGGTCATGCTCGCCACCTTCGTGGGCACGCCCATCGGCATCATGGCAGGCATCTACCTGGCCGAGTACGAGCCCAAGGGCTGGCTGGCCGAGGTGACGCGTTTTGTCAACGACATCCTGCTGTCGGCGCCTTCCATCGTGATCGGCCTGTTCGTTTATGCGGTGGTGGTGACGCGTTTCAAGTCCTTCTCCGGCTGGGCCGGCGTGATGGCGCTGGCGCTGATCGTGATCCCGGTCGTCATCCGCACCACCGAAAACATGCTGCAGCTGGTGCCCGCCGCCATGCGCGAGGCGGCCTATGCGCTGGGCACGCCCAAGTGGAAGGTGATCCTGATGATCACCCTGCGCGCCGCGCGCGCCGGTGTGGTCACCGGTGTGCTGCTGGCCGTGGCGCGCATTTCGGGCGAGACGGCGCCGCTGCTGTTCACGGCGCTGAGCAACCAGTTCTGGACCTCGAATCTGTCGGATCCGATGGCCAGCCTGCCGGTCACCATTTTCAAGTTCGCCATGAGTCCTTACGAAAACTGGCAGCAGCTGGCCTGGGCCGGCGTGCTGCTGATCACCGTGACCGTG